A genomic window from Chrysoperla carnea chromosome 3, inChrCarn1.1, whole genome shotgun sequence includes:
- the LOC123294976 gene encoding zinc finger protein 525-like: MTNNLNNQFVNIENIKLEPEFNNVEQKITEINEKSETIEFVRIKEEISEETFAREDELIEEEISGETFKNVRLKEEIQEETAENRINIERKCFSCDFCDKTFTQKHNLTKHIRTHTGEKPYSCEACDKKFTFKHGLNQHIRIHTGEKPLTCEFCGKKFRNHSNLVVHKRIHTGHKLIHTGIKPYSCEVCDKRFIQKSDLLKHKRTHTGEKPFSCDVCNKTFSHNHNLIKHKRIHTGEKPYSCSYCDKKFSSYSNFVVHKRTHTGEKPFSCEICDKKFNASGDLTRHKQIHSGEKPYSCEICNKIFSRRDHLIGHKRNHFEEKPSNLKSETVTMEHGRVKEEITEEIVKIEHTFPYSLMGNVVEGLGVVDEGHIQMLIINVAFFYK, from the exons atgacaaataatttaaataatcaatttgttAATATAGAAAACATTAAACTTGAACCAGAATTCAATAatgttgaacaaaaaattactgaaattaatgaaaaaagtgAAACAATTGAGTTTGTAAggattaaagaagaaatatctGAAGAAACATTTGCAAGGGAAGATGAATTAATTGAAGAGGAAATATCAggagaaacttttaaaaatgtgcGGCTTAAAGAAGAAATACAAGAAGAAACTGCCGAAAATCGGATTAATATTGAACGGAAATGTTTTTCATGTGACTTTTGTGACaaaacatttactcagaaaCATAATTTAACTAAACATATAAGAActcataccggagaaaaaccttATTCGTGTGAAgcttgtgataaaaaatttacttttaaacacgGTTTAAATCAACATATACGAATtcataccggtgaaaaaccTTTAACATGTGaattttgtggtaaaaaatttcGTAATCATAGCAATTTAGTTgttcataaacgaattcatactggg CACAAACTAATTCATACTGGGATTAAACCTTATtcttgtgaagtttgtgataaaagatttatacaGAAAAGCGATTTACTTAAACATAAACGAACGcacactggagaaaaaccattttcttgtgacgTTTGTAATAAGACATTTAGTCATaaccataatttaattaaacataaaagaaTTCATACCGGGGAAAAACCTTATTCATGTTCATATTGTGATAAAAAGTTTAGTAGTTATAGTAACTTTGTTGTTCATAAACGAACGCATACtggggaaaaaccattttcttgtgaaatttgtgataaaaagttTAATGCATCGGGTGATTTAACTCGGCATAAACAAATTCACTCGGGAGAAAAACCGTATTcgtgtgaaatttgtaataaaatatttagtcgAAGAGATCATTTAATTGGACATAAACGAAatcattttgaagaaaaacCGTCGAATTTGAAGTCTGAAACTGTTACGATGGAACATGGAAGAGTTAAAGAAGAAATAACAGaggaaattgttaaaattgaacat ACTTTCCCATATAGCCTTATGGGTAATGTTGTCGAAGGTCTTGGTGTAGTCGATGAAGGCCATATACAGATGCTTATTATAAACGTtgcatttttctataaatag